Proteins encoded by one window of Anguilla rostrata isolate EN2019 chromosome 9, ASM1855537v3, whole genome shotgun sequence:
- the LOC135262507 gene encoding olfactory receptor 52K2-like yields the protein MAEMENVSYVPLKQPIVFTVEGFIITRQQGYPLFVASLIVYAVMLLGNITVVTVIATDAKLHKPMYMMMCNLAVCDLLGGTTVMAQLMPQFLTGNKTIGYVAAIVQAFCVHTYGAAVSSILSAMAYDRYVAICQPLHYHTIMTTTRLVSLCFVAWLIPICQVMILLIMNVGTPLCGTLIMHVYCSNRAILRLACIPTPINDTYGLCSAYSLSTSCFLVIAFSYVNILKACVIKQEKNSWSKATQTCASHLTLYILFEISTFTIVITYSLKDISLNARKFSTILSFILPPTVNPIIYGIAMKDIRKNIVKLFKSNVSSK from the coding sequence ATGGCAGAGATGGAAAATGTGTCGTATGTACCTTTGAAGCAGCCCATCGTGTTCACAGTAGAAGGTTTCATCATAACCAGGCAGCAGGGGTACCCCCTGTTTGTAGCCTCGCTTATCGTATACGCTGTGATGCTGCTGGGAAACATTACCGTGGTTACGGTGATAGCCACGGATGCCAAACTCCACAAGCCCATGTACATGATGATGTGCAACCTGGCAGTGTGCGATCTGCTCGGGGGCACGACAGTCATGGCCCAGCTGATGCCACAGTTCCTGACAGGAAACAAGACCATCGGTTACGTGGCGGCAATAGTCCAGGCCTTCTGTGTTCACACGTATGGCGCGGCCGTTTCCAGTATTCTATCTGCCATGGCGTATGACCGCTACGTTGCCATCTGCCAGCCTTTGCACTACCACACCATCATGACCACTACGAGGCTGGTTTCACTATGTTTTGTCGCCTGGCTCATTCCAATTTGCCAGGTCATGATCCTCCTCATTATGAACGTGGGAACACCGCTGTGTGGGACGTTAATCATGCATGTCTATTGCAGCAATCGCGCTATTCTCAGGCTGGCATGCATCCCCACTCCTATCAACGACACATATGGTTTGTGTTCGGCTTATTCCCTAAGTACGAGCTGCTTCTTAGTCATTGCCTTTTCCTATGTGAATATCCTCAAAGCGTGTGTCATCAAACAGGAGAAGAACAGTTGGAGCAAGGCCACACAGACATGCGCCTCCCATCTCACCCTTTATATCCTCTTTGAGATCTCTACGTTCACCATTGTCATTACTTACAGTCTGAAAGATATCAGCCTCAACGCCAGGAAGTTCAGCACCATTCTTAGTTTCATCTTGCCCCCCACAGTCAACCCAATCATCTATGGCATCGCCATGAAAGATATCcgcaaaaacattgtgaagcttttcaaatccaatgtctCCTCGAAATAG
- the LOC135262504 gene encoding olfactory receptor 1500-like, giving the protein MNNFSYNSPILVIEGIDVPHRLIYPLFALLLIIYLIILTTNIGVMLLIMMNRSLQQPMYLLFFSLSFNDVLGNTVLLPRLMLDLVSTDRSISYSWCVSQAFFSHTYGTSCHTVMVIMAFDRYVAICHPLRYTSIMSPAMVAKLTVSAWSSSMVLTSVPLGLAVRLTRCRSVILNAFCDNASLFKLSCEDVSINNICGLILSIGVFVLSMGSVAFTYFRILVSCVSRKNKELNRKALQTCATHLVLYMIMLWSGFLVIISHRLQAHVRYRIMAAILFLIVPANMNPIIYAMQTKELKTRIVQILHSKVTQLP; this is encoded by the coding sequence ATGAATAACTTCAGCTACAACAGTCCCATCTTGGTGATTGAGGGCATCGACGTTCCCCATCGTTTAATTTACCCATTGTTTGCCTTGCTCTTGATCATCTACCTGATCATCCTGACCACCAACATAGGGGTCATGCTGCTTATTATGATGAACAGGAGCCTGCAGCAGCCAATGTACCTGCTGTTCTTCAGCCTGTCCTTCAACGACGTCCTGGGCAACACGGTGCTTCTGCCGCGGCTGATGTTGGACCTGGTCTCCACTGACAGGTCTATCAGCTACAGCTGGTGTGTCTCCCAGGCCTTCTTCAGCCACACCTATGGCACGTCCTGCCACACAGTGATGGTGATCATGGCTTTCGACAGGTACGTGGCCATATGCCACCCTCTGAGGTACACCTCCATCATGAGCCCCGCCATGGTGGCTAAGCTGACTGTGTCTGCCTGGAGTTCGTCGATGGTGCTGACGTCTGTCCCACTGGGCCTCGCCGTACGGCTAACGCGTTGCCGTTCTGTCATTCTCAATGCCTTCTGCGACAACGCGTCCCTGTTCAAGCTCTCCTGCGAGGACGTGAGCATCAACAACATCTGCGGTCTGATCCTCTCCATCGGTGTTTTCGTCCTGTCCATGGGCAGTGTGGCCTTCACGTATTTCAGGATCCTGGTCAGCTGTGTCTCCAGAAAGAACAAGGAGCTGAACAGGAAGGCCCTGCAGACCTGCGCCACACACCTGGTCCTCTACATGATCATGCTCTGGTCCGGCTTCCTCGTCATCATTTCGCATCGTCTTCAAGCCCACGTGAGATACCGGATAATGGCGGCTATTCTTTTTCTTATCGTTCCCGCCAACATGAACCCCATCATATATGCCATGCAGACCAAGGAACTTAAGACAAGGATTGTGCAGATACTTCATTCAAAAGTAACCCAGCTTCCGTAA
- the LOC135262506 gene encoding olfactory receptor 52K2-like, producing MAEMENVSYVPLKQPIVFNLEGFVINRQQGYPLFVVSLIVYAVMLLGNITVVTVIAVDAKLHKPMYVMMCNLAVCDLLGGTTVMAQMMPQFLTGDKTIGYVAAIVQAFCVHTYGSAVATILSAMAYDRYIAICQPLHYHAIMTTRRLVSLCFLAWFIAVCLVAILFILNVGTPLCGTLIMHVYCSNRAILSLACIPTPINNIYGLCMTWFLSTGSFLVMAFSYVQILKACIIKQEKNSRSKAIQTCASHLTIYILFEIASVIIIVAYRFEEVSPNAKKFCAILFIIVPPTVNPIIYGVAMKDIRSNIAKLFKFTALPK from the coding sequence ATGGCTGAGATGGAAAATGTGTCGTATGTACCTTTGAAGCAGCCCATCGTATTCAACTTGGAAGGTTTCGTCATAAACAGGCAGCAGGGGTACCCCCTGTTTGTGGTCTCCCTCATCGTGTATGCTGTGATGCTGCTGGGAAACATCACCGTGGTTACGGTGATCGCCGTGGATGCCAAACTCCACAAGCCCATGTACGTGATGATGTGCAACCTGGCAGTGTGCGATCTGCTCGGGGGCACGACAGTCATGGCCCAGATGATGCCACAGTTCCTAACAGGAGACAAGACCATCGGCTACGTGGCAGCAATAGTCCAGGCCTTTTGTGTGCACACGTATGGCTCTGCCGTTGCCACTATTCTGTCCGCCATGGCATACGACCGCTACATTGCCATCTGCCAGCCGCTGCACTACCACGCCATCATGACCACTAGGAGGCTGGTTTCACTGTGTTTCTTGGCTTGGTTCATCGCGGTCTGCCTGGTCGCGATCCTCTTCATTCTGAACGTGGGAACTCCACTGTGTGGGACGTTAATCATGCATGTCTATTGCAGTAATCGCGCTATTCTCAGTCTGGCCTgcatccccacccccatcaacaaCATCTATGGATTGTGCATGACTTGGTTCTTAAGTACAGGCTCCTTCTTAGTCATGGCCTTTTCCTACGTGCAGATCCTCAAAGCGTGCATCAtcaaacaggagaaaaacagtCGGAGCAAGGCCATACAGACGTGTGCCTCCCATCTCACCATTTATATCCTCTTTGAGATCGCTAGTGTCATCATTATCGTGGCCTACAGGTTTGAAGAGGTCAGCCCCAACGCCAAGAAGTTCTGCGCCATTCTGTTTATTATTGTGCCCCCCACGGTCAACCCAATCATTTATGGTGTGGCCATGAAAGATATTCGCTCAAACATCGCAAAGCTTTTCAAATTCACTGCCTTGCCAAAATAG
- the LOC135264115 gene encoding olfactory receptor 52J3-like, whose translation MEMEPNSTDLPPFFYMETLGLPPSQTYFAVVMGTVAYCFILAGNMTMILSITLNRSLHKPMYLMLLNLPINDLMGATAFFPQLISSIALEDRSISCAACFLQGLLVHLYAGGAYIILTAMAYDRFLAICNPLRYSTLMSNTNLLKIVMGMWLMDVVLILALFCLLARFRFCGNRIVDMYCNNASLVKLVCGDTSINNYYGLFLSSFLQGMSLLAVVFTYVQILVACLTNKQSDTKSKALRTCATHLTVYLVFQVTSMFTVLSHRFNQVSPYLRRSVGVSILLFPPILNPLIYGLNTKEIRSVVIHFFTKKKVTSFAR comes from the coding sequence ATGGAGATGGAGCCGAACAGCACAGACCTTCCGCCATTTTTTTACATGGAGACCCTGGGCTTACCGCCATCCCAGACCTACTTTGCTGTCGTCATGGGGACAGTGGCCTATTGCTTTATCTTGGCTGGCAACATGACCATGATCCTGAGCATCACCCTGAACAGAAGTCTGCACAAACCCATGTACCTGATGCTCCTCAACCTGCCCATCAACGACTTGATGGGTGCCAccgctttttttccccagctcaTCAGCAGCATTGCCTTGGAGGACCGCTCTATCTCCTGTGCAGCCTGCTTCCTTCAGGGGCTGCTGGTGCACCTGTACGCAGGCGGAGCCTACATCATCCTCACTGCCATGGCGTACGACCGCTTCCTGGCCATCTGCAACCCACTCAGGTACAGCACTCTCATGAGCAATACCAACCTGCTGAAGATCGTCATGGGGATGTGGCTGATGGACGTGGTCCTGATATTGGCCCTCTTCTGTCTGCTTGCCCGGTTCCGGTTCTGTGGGAACAGAATAGTTGACATGTACTGCAATAATGCCAGCCTGGTCAAGCTGGTATGTGGAGACACCAGCATCAACAACTACTAcggcctcttcctctcttctttcctgCAAGGGATGTCCCTGCTCGCCGTGGTCTTCACCTACGTCCAGATCCTGGTAGCCTGCCTCACCAACAAGCAGTCAGATACCAAGAGCAAGGCCCTGCGTACCTGTGCCACTCACCTGACAGTCTACCTAGTGTTCCAGGTCACCAGCATGTTCACTGTGCTCTCCCACAGGTTCAACCAGGTGTCCCCATACCTGAGAAGGTCCGTGGGGGTCTCAATATTACTGTTTCCACCCATACTTAACCCCCTGATATACGGATTAAACACCAAAGAGATCAGAAGtgtagtaatacattttttcactaAGAAAAAGGTTACCAGCTTTGCCAGATAA
- the LOC135264117 gene encoding putative gustatory receptor clone PTE03 isoform X2, giving the protein MASTRSVSLTESLRITSMNATYNDPNLVMESFDVPHHLIYPVFALLLIIYLIILITNIGVMLLIMMNRSLQQPMYLLFFSLSFNDVLGNTVLIPRLMLDVISTDRSISYPACVSQAFFSHTYGTSCHTVMMIMAFDRYVAICHPLRYTSIMSPAMVAKLTASAWSTSITLVSILLALTIRLTRCRSVILNAYCENASLFKLSCQDVSINNIFGLTFTVVLFGSSMGSVAFTYFRILVSCVSRKNKELNRKALQTCATHLVLYMVMLWSGFLIIISHRLQIHNRYRKMAAILFHILPANMNPIIYAMQTKELKTRIVQILHSKVTQLP; this is encoded by the exons ATGGCATCCACACGTTCAGTGAG TCTGACAGAATCTCTCAGGATAACCAGCATGAACGCGACCTACAACGATCCCAACTTGGTGATGGAGAGTTTTGATGTTCCCCATCATTTAATTTACCCAGTGTTTGCCCTGCTCTTGATCATCTACCTGATCATTTTGATTACCAACATAGGGGTCATGCTGCTTATTATGATGAACAGGAGCCTGCAGCAGCCAATGTACCTGCTGTTCTTCAGCCTGTCCTTCAACGACGTCCTGGGCAACACGGTGCTTATACCACGGCTGATGTTGGACGTGATCTCTACTGACAGGTCCATCAGCTACCCCGCATGTGTCTCCCAGGCCTTCTTCAGCCACACCTATGGCACGTCCTGCCACACAGTGATGATGATCATGGCTTTCGACAGGTACGTGGCCATATGCCACCCTCTGAGGTACACCTCCATCATGAGCCCCGCCATGGTGGCTAAGCTGACCGCGTCTGCTTGGAGCACATCAATAACGCTGGTGTCCATCCTGCTGGCTCTCACCATACGGCTAACACGTTGCCGTTCTGTCATTCTCAATGCCTACTGTGAAAACGCGTCCCTGTTCAAGCTCTCCTGCCAGGACGTGAGCATCAACAACATCTTCGGTCTGACATTCACTGTTGTCCTTTTTGGCTCCTCCATGGGCAGTGTGGCCTTCACGTATTTCAGGATCCTGGTCAGCTGTGTCTCCAGAAAGAACAAGGAGCTGAACAGGAAGGCCCTGCAGACCTGCGCCACACACCTGGTCCTCTACATGGTCATGCTCTGGTCCGGCTTCCTCATCATCATTTCGCATCGTCTCCAGATCCACAACAGGTACCGGAAGATGGCGGCCATTCTCTTTCACATCCTTCCCGCCAACATGAACCCCATCATATATGCTATGCAGACCAAGGAACTTAAGACAAGGATTGTGCAGATACTTCATTCAAAAGTAACCCAGCTTCCGTAA
- the LOC135264116 gene encoding olfactory receptor 8G17-like, whose product MEPRERTNGRAMASTHSVGLTEFLRKTSMSNVTYNNPILEMEGIDVPHLFIYPVFVLVLVIYLIILTTNIGVMLLIMMNRNLHQPMYLLFFSLSFNDVLGNTVLLPRLMLDVVSTDRSISYASCVSQAFFSHTYGTSCHTVMMIMAFDRYVAICHPLRYTSIMSPAMVATLTVSAWSISITLVSVLLGLTIRLTRCRSVILNAYCDNASLFKLSCQDVSINNIYGLTFTVVLLGSSMGSVAFTYFRILVSCVSRKNKELNRKALQTCATHLVLYMIMLCSGFLIIILHRFQIDSKYRKMASILFHILPANMNPIIYAMQTKELKTKIVQILHSKVTQLQTFEN is encoded by the exons ATGGAACCGCGAGAGAGGACCAATGGACGGGCCATGGCATCCACACATTCAGTGGG TCTGACAGAATTTCTCAGGAAAACCAGCATGAGTAACGTGACCTACAACAATCCCATCCTGGAGATGGAGGGCATTGACGTTCCCCATCTTTTCATTTACCCAGTGTTTGTCCTAGTGTTGGTAATCTACCTGATCATCCTGACCACCAACATAGGGGTCATGCTGCTTATTATGATGAACAGGAACCTGCACCAGCCAATGTACCTGCTGTTCTTCAGCCTGTCCTTCAATGACGTCCTGGGCAACACGGTGCTTCTGCCGCGGCTGATGTTGGACGTGGTCTCTACCGACAGGTCTATCAGCTATGCCTCGTGTGTCTCCCAGGCCTTCTTCAGCCACACCTATGGCACGTCCTGCCACACAGTGATGATGATCATGGCTTTCGACAGGTACGTGGCCATATGCCACCCTCTGAGGTACACCTCCATCATGAGCCCTGCCATGGTGGCTACACTGACTGTGTCTGCCTGGAGTATCTCGATAACACTGGTTTCCGTCCTGCTGGGCCTCACCATACGGCTAACCCGTTGCCGTTCTGTCATTCTCAATGCCTACTGTGACAACGCGTCCCTTTTCAAGCTCTCCTGCCAGGATGTGAGCATCAACAACATCTACGGTCTGACATTCACTGTTGTCCTTCTTGGCTCCTCCATGGGCAGTGTGGCCTTCACGTATTTCAGGATCCTGGTCAGCTGTGTCTCCAGAAAGAACAAGGAGCTGAACAGGAAGGCCCTGCAGACCTGCGCCACACACCTGGTCCTCTACATGATCATGCTCTGCTCCGGCTTCCTCATCATCATTTTGCATCGTTTCCAGATAGACAGCAAGTACCGGAAGATGGCGTCTATTCTCTTTCACATCCTTCCCGCCAACATGAACCCCATCATATACGCTATGCAGACCAAGGAACTAAAGACCAAAATTGTGCAGATACTTCATTCAAAAGTAACCCAGCTGCAGACATTTGAAAATTAG
- the LOC135262505 gene encoding putative gustatory receptor clone PTE03: protein MNNFSYNSPILVIEGIDVPHRLIYPLFALLLIIYLIILTTNIGVMLLIMMNRSLQQPMYLLFFSLSFNDVLGNTVLLPRLMFDLVSTDRSISYSWCVSQAFFCHTYATSCHTVMMIMAFDRYVAICHPLRYTSIMSPAMVATLTVSAWSISITLVSVLLGLTIRLTRCRSVILNAYCDNASLFKLSCQDVSINNIYGLTFTVVLNGSSMGSVAFTYFRILVSCVSRKNKELNRKALQTCATHLVLYMIMLCSGFLVIILHRLQAHVRYRIMAAILFLIVPANMNPIIYAMQTKELKTRIVQILHSKVTQLQKFEN from the coding sequence ATGAATAACTTCAGCTACAACAGTCCCATCTTGGTGATTGAGGGCATCGACGTTCCCCATCGTTTAATTTACCCATTGTTTGCCTTGCTCTTGATCATCTACCTGATCATCCTGACCACCAACATAGGGGTCATGCTGCTTATTATGATGAACAGGAGCCTGCAGCAGCCAATGTACCTGCTGTTCTTCAGCCTGTCCTTCAACGACGTCCTGGGCAACACGGTGCTTCTGCCGCGGCTGATGTTCGACCTGGTCTCCACCGACAGGTCTATCAGCTACAGCTGGTGTGTCTCCCAGGCCTTCTTCTGCCACACCTATGCCACGTCCTGCCACACAGTGATGATGATCATGGCTTTCGACAGGTACGTGGCCATATGCCACCCTTTGAGGTACACCTCCATCATGAGCCCCGCCATGGTGGCTACACTGACTGTGTCTGCCTGGAGTATCTCGATAACACTGGTTTCCGTCCTGCTGGGCCTCACCATAAGGCTAACCCGTTGCCGTTCTGTCATTCTCAATGCCTACTGTGACAACGCGTCCCTTTTCAAGCTCTCCTGCCAGGATGTGAGCATCAACAACATCTACGGTCTGACATTCACTGTTGTCCTTAATGGCTCCTCCATGGGCAGTGTGGCCTTCACGTATTTCAGGATCCTGGTCAGCTGTGTCTCCAGAAAGAACAAGGAGCTGAACAGGAAGGCCCTGCAGACCTGCGCTACACACCTGGTCCTCTACATGATCATGCTCTGCTCCGGCTTCCTCGTCATCATTTTGCATCGTCTTCAAGCCCACGTGAGATACCGGATAATGGCGGCTATTCTTTTTCTTATCGTTCCCGCCAACATGAACCCCATCATATATGCCATGCAGACCAAGGAACTTAAGACAAGGATTGTGCAGATACTACATTCAAAAGTAACCCAGCTGCAGAAATTTGAAAATTAG
- the LOC135264117 gene encoding putative gustatory receptor clone PTE38 isoform X1, producing the protein MIATLHTLPLDDTVVTVISPLHEQHVIAGIFSTDVTRAAQGNTRAYKKGTIEWNQWTGHGIHTFSESDRISQDNQHERDLQRSQLGVMLLIMMNRSLQQPMYLLFFSLSFNDVLGNTVLIPRLMLDVISTDRSISYPACVSQAFFSHTYGTSCHTVMMIMAFDRYVAICHPLRYTSIMSPAMVAKLTASAWSTSITLVSILLALTIRLTRCRSVILNAYCENASLFKLSCQDVSINNIFGLTFTVVLFGSSMGSVAFTYFRILVSCVSRKNKELNRKALQTCATHLVLYMVMLWSGFLIIISHRLQIHNRYRKMAAILFHILPANMNPIIYAMQTKELKTRIVQILHSKVTQLP; encoded by the exons ATGATAGCTACTTTGCACACTTTGCCTCTTGATGATACTGTAGTAACAGTCATCTCTCCTCTTCATGAACAACATGTGATTGCTGGCATATTCAGTACTGATGTCACTCGTGCTGCTCAGGGGAACACAAGGGCCTATAAAAAAGGAACTATTGAATGGAACCAATGGACGGGCCATGGCATCCACACGTTCAGTGAG TCTGACAGAATCTCTCAGGATAACCAGCATGAACGCGACCTACAACGATCCCAACTTG GGGTCATGCTGCTTATTATGATGAACAGGAGCCTGCAGCAGCCAATGTACCTGCTGTTCTTCAGCCTGTCCTTCAACGACGTCCTGGGCAACACGGTGCTTATACCACGGCTGATGTTGGACGTGATCTCTACTGACAGGTCCATCAGCTACCCCGCATGTGTCTCCCAGGCCTTCTTCAGCCACACCTATGGCACGTCCTGCCACACAGTGATGATGATCATGGCTTTCGACAGGTACGTGGCCATATGCCACCCTCTGAGGTACACCTCCATCATGAGCCCCGCCATGGTGGCTAAGCTGACCGCGTCTGCTTGGAGCACATCAATAACGCTGGTGTCCATCCTGCTGGCTCTCACCATACGGCTAACACGTTGCCGTTCTGTCATTCTCAATGCCTACTGTGAAAACGCGTCCCTGTTCAAGCTCTCCTGCCAGGACGTGAGCATCAACAACATCTTCGGTCTGACATTCACTGTTGTCCTTTTTGGCTCCTCCATGGGCAGTGTGGCCTTCACGTATTTCAGGATCCTGGTCAGCTGTGTCTCCAGAAAGAACAAGGAGCTGAACAGGAAGGCCCTGCAGACCTGCGCCACACACCTGGTCCTCTACATGGTCATGCTCTGGTCCGGCTTCCTCATCATCATTTCGCATCGTCTCCAGATCCACAACAGGTACCGGAAGATGGCGGCCATTCTCTTTCACATCCTTCCCGCCAACATGAACCCCATCATATATGCTATGCAGACCAAGGAACTTAAGACAAGGATTGTGCAGATACTTCATTCAAAAGTAACCCAGCTTCCGTAA
- the LOC135264117 gene encoding olfactory receptor 4A8-like isoform X3: MIATLHTLPLDDTVVTVISPLHEQHVIAGIFSTDVTRAAQGNTRAYKKGTIEWNQWTGHGIHTFSESDRISQDNQHERDLQRSQLGVMLLIMMNRSLQQPMYLLFFSLSFNDVLGNTVLIPRLMLDVISTDRSISYPACVSQAFFSHTYGTSCHTVMMIMAFDSVAFTYFRILVSCVSRKNKELNRKALQTCATHLVLYMVMLWSGFLIIISHRLQIHNRYRKMAAILFHILPANMNPIIYAMQTKELKTRIVQILHSKVTQLP; encoded by the exons ATGATAGCTACTTTGCACACTTTGCCTCTTGATGATACTGTAGTAACAGTCATCTCTCCTCTTCATGAACAACATGTGATTGCTGGCATATTCAGTACTGATGTCACTCGTGCTGCTCAGGGGAACACAAGGGCCTATAAAAAAGGAACTATTGAATGGAACCAATGGACGGGCCATGGCATCCACACGTTCAGTGAG TCTGACAGAATCTCTCAGGATAACCAGCATGAACGCGACCTACAACGATCCCAACTTG GGGTCATGCTGCTTATTATGATGAACAGGAGCCTGCAGCAGCCAATGTACCTGCTGTTCTTCAGCCTGTCCTTCAACGACGTCCTGGGCAACACGGTGCTTATACCACGGCTGATGTTGGACGTGATCTCTACTGACAGGTCCATCAGCTACCCCGCATGTGTCTCCCAGGCCTTCTTCAGCCACACCTATGGCACGTCCTGCCACACAGTGATGATGATCATGGCTTTCGACAG TGTGGCCTTCACGTATTTCAGGATCCTGGTCAGCTGTGTCTCCAGAAAGAACAAGGAGCTGAACAGGAAGGCCCTGCAGACCTGCGCCACACACCTGGTCCTCTACATGGTCATGCTCTGGTCCGGCTTCCTCATCATCATTTCGCATCGTCTCCAGATCCACAACAGGTACCGGAAGATGGCGGCCATTCTCTTTCACATCCTTCCCGCCAACATGAACCCCATCATATATGCTATGCAGACCAAGGAACTTAAGACAAGGATTGTGCAGATACTTCATTCAAAAGTAACCCAGCTTCCGTAA